From the genome of Aspergillus fumigatus Af293 chromosome 1, whole genome shotgun sequence, one region includes:
- a CDS encoding FG-GAP repeat domain-containing protein, producing the protein MQTRPLSINAIWHLVLPLLATSATAAPYQTRILATGTTFNAPDPYGPWSLTPSANKPGPDLAYIKTSNTGTGKVEVHLASRASNYQTRTLEVGTTFFPEDNGVWQLIDADGDGRDDLVYIKTRNTGTGRVEVHIATAASNFQTRIKDVGTTFLPEDNGTWQMADFDGDGILDLIYIKTRNTGTGRVEVHVASGASNYQTRIQEVGTTFYPEDNGVWQMIDFNRDGKLDLVYIKTRNTGTGRVEVHVASGASTYKTRVQEVGTTFYPEDNGFWQLIDFNKDGVLDLAYVKTQNTGTGRIEVHVANGRN; encoded by the coding sequence ATGCAGACCAGGCCCCTTTCGATAAACGCCATCTGGCATCTCGTTCTTCCGCTGCTGGCTACCTCGGCCACAGCAGCTCCATACCAAACCCGCATCCTCGCCACGGGGACTACCTTTAATGCTCCAGACCCCTACGGCCCCTGGTCCTTGACTCCCTCTGCCAACAAACCCGGTCCAGATCTGGCCTACATCAAAACCAGCAACACCGGCACCGGCAAGGTGGAAGTCCACCTCGCCTCCAGGGCCTCCAACTACCAGACCCGCACGCTGGAGGTGGGCACGACTTTCTTTCCCGAAGACAATGGCGTCTGGCAGCTGATTGATGCCGACGGTGATGGCCGTGATGACCTCGTGTACATCAAGACCCGCAACACAGGCACCGGCCGAGTGGAGGTGCACATTGCCACGGCGGCGTCCAACTTCCAGACCCGCATCAAGGACGTCGGCACGACTTTCTTGCCCGAAGACAACGGGACCTGGCAGATGGCCGACTTTGACGGCGATGGCATCCTCGACCTGATCTACATCAAGACTCGCAATACCGGAACCGGACGGGTAGAGGTGCATGTCGCCTCTGGCGCATCGAACTACCAGACTCGCATCCAGGAAGTCGGCACGACCTTCTACCCCGAGGACAACGGAGTGTGGCAGATGATTGATTTCAACAGAGATGGGAAGCTGGACCTGGTGTATATCAAGACCCGGAACACGGGGACCGGCCGTGTGGAGGTCCATGTTGCGTCCGGGGCGTCAACATACAAGACCCGTGTCCAGGAGGTCGGCACCACGTTCTATCCCGAGGACAATGGGTTCTGGCAGCTGATTGATTTCAACAAGGATGGGGTGCTGGATTTGGCGTATGTCAAGACGCAGAATACGGGGACCGGTCGGATTGAGGTTCACGTTGCAAATGGCAGAAACTGA
- a CDS encoding Zn(II)2Cys6 transcription factor domain-containing protein: MSTSKSSRGSKPSRITVACNSCRSRKQKCSGNKPICTQCLQSHRQCDWPEQLKRGPAKGYIEALEHRLHETEQILLRLLAHMTDEQLSIALERNQSPFLRSGKNDAQYWRRYPLRTACDLRKWQQDCFAGTSVAGPPMFSSSRRTDASAQSEVEADEISPGAPESQQTEEQPVPHSEQDPSTRKEGQRSTQTIHGKNMNQHVAWENSYNPSNELRKSSTATGFMYRPSSLELIPFRDTQSLHAGTPPGPSLWSGAPSVAFQRQFLW; this comes from the exons ATGTCTACCAGTAAAAGCAGCAGAGGCTCGAAACCATCCCGGATTACGGTTGCCTGTAATTCGTGCCGGTCCCGGAAGCAGAAA TGCAGCGGCAACAA ACCGATATGTACTCAATGCCTCCAATCACACAGGCAGTGTGACTGGCCTGAGCAGCTCAAACG AGGACCCGCAAAGGGATATATTGAAGCGCTCGAACATCGTCTGCATGAGACGGAACAGATACTGTTGAGATTGCTGGCTCACATGACCGACGAGCAGTTATCGATTGCTCTTGAACGGAACCAGTCACCCTTTCTGCGATCTGGGAAGAACGATGCACAATATTGGAGACGATATCCATTGCGAACAGCCTGTGATCTTCGAAAGTGGCAGCAAGACTGTTTCGCAGGAACAAGTGTGGCTGGCCCGCCTATGTTCTCGTCATCGAGACGGACCGACGCTTCTGCGCAATCAGAAGTCGAAGCTGACGAAATTAGTCCAGGAGCGCCTGAGAGTCAGCAAACCGAGGAACAGCCTGTACCTCACTCTGAGCAAGATCCAAGCACACGCAAAGAGGGACAGAGGTCCACTCAAACGATCCACGGTAAGAACATGAACCAGCATGTCGCATGGGAGAACAGCTACAATCCATCCAACGAGCTGAGAAAATCTTCCACGGCAACGGGATTCATGTATAGACCGTCGTCGTTGGAGCTTATCCCGTTTAGAGATACGCAGTCCTTGCACGCCGGTACTCCCCCGGGACCAAGCCTCTGGAGTGGAGCGCCCTCGGTAGCTTTTCAGCGACAATTTCTCTGGTAG
- a CDS encoding isocitrate/isopropylmalate dehydrogenase family protein, whose translation MASTVPITYRVASIPGDGIGPEVVEATIQVVRKLCQKFQTFDIDFTHIPWGTEYYKAHGRYASEDCLDTLRQFDAVLFGAVGAPDVPDHISLWGLLLAIRGPLQLYANVRPVRTFPGTKCPLNTATKGIDWVLVRENSEGEYSGQGGRSHVGQPWEAATEVAIFTRVGIERIMRFAFETARSRPRRHLTVVTKSNSMRNGMVLWDQVAAEVAREFPDVTWDKMLVDAMTIRMVGKPDSLDTIVGTNLHMDILSDLAAALAGSIGVAPSSNLDPTRKNPSLFEPVHGSAFDITGKGVANPVATFWSAAEMLSWLGEKDAAKQLMGCVERVCAAGVLTPDLGGTANTQGVVDAVCAEIERLVLQHD comes from the exons ATGGCATCTACAGTTCCAATTACCTACCGTGTTGCGTCCATTCCAGGAGATGGTATTGGGCCAGAAGTCGTTGAAGCGACGATCCAGGTCGTTAGGAAGCTCTGCCAAAAGTTCCAAACATTCGACATCGACTTCACTCACATCCCATGGGGCACGGAATACTACAAGGCACATGGTCGGTATGCATCGGAAGACTGTCTGGATACACTGCGACAGTTTGATGCAGTGCTATTCGGCGCTGTAGGCGCTCCAG ATGTTCCTGACCACATCTCTCTCTGGGGTCTTTTGTTGGCCATCCGAGGACCTTTGCAGTTGTACGCCAATGTCCGCCCGGTACGCACCTTCCCTGGCACAAAATGTCCGCTTAATACAGCGACAAAGGGCATCGACTGGGTTCTCGTGCGCGAAAACTCAGAGGGCGAATATTCTGGCCAGGGCGGCCGCAGTCACGTCGGCCAGCCGTGGGAAGCTGCGACGGAGGTTGCCATATTCACACGGGTTGGGATCGAGAGGATCATGAGATTTGCATTCGAAACAGCACGCTCCAGACCTCGTCGTCACCTGACAGTCGTCACGAAAAGCAACTCGATGCGCAATGGCATGGTCCTGTGGGATCAAGTGGCTGCAGAGGTTGCCAGGGAATTTCCTGATGTCACTTGGGACAAGATGCTTGTGGATGCCATGACGATTCGCATGGTGGGCAAGCCCGACTCCCTGGACACTATCGTCGGCACCAACTTGCACATGGATATTCTGTCAGACTTGGCCGCCGCGCTGGCCGGATCAATTGGAGTTGCTCCCTCTAGCAATCTAGACCCAACAAGGAAGAATCCGTCCTTGTTTGAGCCCGTGCATGGAAGCGCTTTCGACATCACTGGCAAGGGAGTGGCCAATCCTGTAGCGACGTTCTGGTCGGCGGCAGAGATGCTTTCTTGGCTAGGCGAGAAGGACGCTGCAAAACAATTGATGGGATGCGTTGAAAGGGTGTGTGCTGCTGGCGTCCTGACTCCAGATCTTGGAGGGACCGCGAATACTCAAGGGGTAGTCGACGCGGTATGCGCAGAAATTGAGCGCTTGGTTTTGCAACATGATTGA
- a CDS encoding putative aspartate aminotransferase has protein sequence MAPSQIDEGLQQTAITSDATYVKSVSRSTPSRFSSLSVPPVDEPFTLQAEYLSDGHPDKVNLGIGVYRTEDGDPWPLSVVEQAEAQLFHANNVARHEYLTIQGDVKFLALARDLVFGFGESPSNEQVAAQDRIASIQTISGTGANRLGADFLARTIKPSCVWIPDPTWANHYTIWELVGVEVRTYPYYDHKGNCFDYERTTRLLSAQAKKGDVVILHACAHNPTGADPSKEQWRKLAVLCQQKGLVPFFDLAYQGFASGSLDEDAWAIRHFMNCKPELEFCVAQSFSKNFGLYGQRTGALHVVTSSSSGTLPQVVLANLSHLVRGEYSMAPRGGSEIVRTVLSDEGLRQQWYEDLKHMSGRIKQMRQALYDELIRLGTPGTWNHVLEQIGMFTYTGLTEPQVLEIRRRHHIYMMKSGRISMAGLNSKNVRYVARAIDDIVRTVA, from the exons ATGGCTCCATCCCAGATAGACGAGGGTCTCCAACAGACTGCCATTACAAGTGATGCAACCTATGTCAAGTCTGTCTCCAGGTCAACACCATCTCGATTCTCCTCCCTGTCCGTGCCGCCCGTCGATGAGCCGTTCACACTTCAAGCCGAATATCTCAGTGACGGTCACCCTGACAAAGTCAATCTAGGCATTGGCGTGTATCGCACAGAGGATGGTGATCCATGGCCTCTGAGCGTGGTGGAACAGGCCGAGGCGCAGCTCTTCCATGCGAACAACGTCGCCAGGCACGAGTACCTGACCATCCAGGGCGACGTCAAATTTCTAGCTCTAGCACGCGACCTCGTCTTTGGGTTTGGAGAGTCCCCAAGTAACGAGCAAGTCGCAGCGCAAGACCGGATCGCCTCGATTCAGACGATCTCGGGGACAGGCGCAAACCGACTCGGCGCGGATTTTCTCGCGCGCACCATCAAGCCTTCCTGCGTTTGGATTCCGGATCCCACCTGGGCCAACCACTACACGATTTGGGAGCTCGTCGGTGTCGAGGTCCGGACGTATCCGTACTATGACCATAAGGGAAATTGCTTCGATTATGAGCGCACAACGCGGCTGCTCTCCGCGCAAGCAAAGAAGGGCGACGTCGTGATTCTTCACGCCTGCGCACATAATCCCACTGGCGCTGATCCCAGCAAGGAGCAGTGGCGGAAGCTCGCCGTGCTCTGCCAGCAAAAAGGCCTGGTGCCCTTTTTTGACCTGGCGTACCAGGGGTTCGCATCGGGAAGtctcgacgaagacgcaTGGGCCATCAGGCACTTCATGAACTGCAAGCCCGAATTGGAGTTCTGTGTTGCGCAGTCGTTCTCGAAGAATTTCGGTCTCTATGGGCAGCGCACTGGCGCACTGCATGTGGTCACGAGTTCGAGCTCGGGGACTTTGCCGCAGGTTGTGTTGGCCAATCTTTCTCATCTCGTTCGTGGAGAGTATTCCATGGCTCCCCGAGGCGGGTCCGAGATTGTACGGACCGTCCTCAGCGATGAGGGGTTGAGACAGCAATGGTATGAAGATTTGAAGCACATGAGCGGGCGGATCAAGCAGATGCGCCAGGCATTATATGACGAGTTGATCCGACTGGGCACACCAGGCACATGGAACCACGTTCTGGAACAG ATTGGCATGTTCACGTACACCGGCCTGACGGAGCCCCAGGTGCTCGAGATCCGACGACGACATCACATCTACATGATGAAGTCGGGACGAATCTCCATGGCTGGCT TGAACAGCAAAAATGTCCGCTATGTCGCCAGGGCGATTGACGATATTGTACGAACAGTGGCATGA
- a CDS encoding transcription factor domain-containing protein — MDSSDLTSGPAEIGSLTAHSNEESQFVGSSSGVFFINTVRRAFSKDVDLSKISLPLPEDTLVGSDESHAERSPSAVRSPSMSEPSASLSKWQYDSQIAHELGKVPPLDMARELMMVYFKVWHPLFPFLHGPSFLRAMELLYSDSHGTEGQNYGNIPSTSTSTSTSMDHRNACWTTIFQCVFNLASHLRPDLSLPPESRIKSPGSMHSLLAILTRRQDLPSLQALLAAQLYLVAKMSLRTASTVGGCILRSMLHAGLHRCPFRYKELSTHDRQLRKRIFWCAYAIDRYLSQALGLPLGIQDSDVDVCAPGAHEVHSPGLHKVQGTSEGSTPRFVAGSPGKGTPASSTPAQIELTSPQQPQQHRHSSGFVDPGEHEQHQREIVFMSYVESGKLTGRALELFHKSILVRSVRRSSVLILVTDVHKWWNSLPTTLQGTPASTGDSIYQGPQDDDPFHFGPFFTILYHHLILLINRPSLSLPPSTPEFNSGLQTCIGAARGILSALRAQIDAKQALFWPGFLSAAWMAGLVLAFACQLGQYVWSKVLCKFPASKHCHRALSLLAENIRHSFTSSQQPRTSPSDPSINPSCEEPAIANPTKRRKLSSCDSLVPLPSASASASAEAMAGQGQGPLNAHESGNGPVELNMTTETTEMEYLNLPDFDMNTVDLLQAANFDYLLDMFGQQYPSF; from the exons ATGGACTCTTCGGATCTCACCTCTGGTCCAGCGGAGATTGGTTCCCTGACAGCGCACTCGAACGAAGAGAGTCAGTTCGTTGGTAGTTCCAGCGGCGTCTTTTTCATCAACACCGTTCGACGTGCATTCTCCAAGGACGTGGATTTGTCCAAAATAAGCTTACCTCTGCCGGAAGACACGCTTGTGGGTAGCGATGAGTCGCATGCTGAGCGGTCCCCGTCTGCTGTCCGCTCTCCGTCCATGTCTGAGCCGTCTGCCTCTCTTTCTAAGTGGCAGTATGATTCGCAAATCGCTCATGAGCTCGGCAAGGTGCCGCCACTGGACATGGCGAGGGAGCTTATGATGGTCTACTTCAAAGTGTGGCATCCCCTGTTTCCGTTTCTGCATGGCCCCAGCTTCCTGCGGGCGATGGAGTTGCTTTACTCAGACTCGCACGGAACTGAGGGCCAGAATTATGGGAATATCCCGTCTACATCTACGTCTACGTCTACGTCTATGGACCACCGGAACGCGTGCTGGACGACGATCTTTCAGTGCGTGTTCAACCTCGCAAGCCATCTGCGGCCCGATCTGTCCCTTCCGCCGGAATCCCGAATCAAATCCCCGGGAAGCATGCATTCTCTGCTTGCTATTCTAACGCGGAGGCAGGATCTCCCGTCCCTGCAGGCTCTTCTCGCGGCCCAGTTGTACCTGGTGGCCAAGATGTCTCTTCGGACGGCGTCAACGGTAGGCGGTTGTATTCTCCGGTCTATGCTGCACGCTGGTCTCCATCGATGCCCGTTTCGCTACAAGGAGCTCTCAACACACGACCGGCAGTTGCGCAAAAGGATTTTCTGGTGTGCGTATGCTATCGACCGGTACTTGAGCCAGGCTCTGGGCTTGCCTCTTGGTATACAGGATTCGGACGTTGATGTCTGCGCTCCAGGAGCCCACGAGGTGCATTCGCCGGGTCTGCACAAGGTTCAGGGCACGAGTGAGGGCTCTACGCCACGTTTTGTGGCAGGCAGTCCTGGAAAGGGCACTCCGGCTTCATCGACACCCGCACAGATTGAGCTCACCAGCCCCCAGCAACCCCAACAACACCGACACTCCAGCGGCTTCGTAGACCCAGGAGAACACGAACAACATCAGAGAGAGATAGTGTTCATGAGCTACGTCGAATCCGGCAAGCTAACCGGCCGCGCGCTAGAGCTATTCCACAAGTCCATCCTCGTGCGCTCCGTCCGCCGCAGCtccgtcctcatcctcgtcacaGATGTGCACAAATGGTGGAACAGCCTCCCCACCACCCTCCAAGGCACCCCGGCCAGCACCGGCGACTCCATATACCAAGGACCGCAGGATGACGACCCCTTCCACTTCGGTCCCTTCTTCACAATCCTCTACCAccacctcatcctcctcatcaaccgTCCCTCACTCTCTCTACCCCCCTCAACCCCTGAGTTCAACTCCGGCCTGCAAACCTGTATCGGCGCTGCAAGAGGCATCCTCTCCGCCCTCCGCGCCCAGATCGACGCAAAACAGGCCCTCTTCTGGCCAGGCTTTCTCTCCGCAGCCTGGATGGCAGGCCTGGTCCTCGCCTTTGCCTGCCAGCTTGGACAGTACGTCTGGTCTAAGGTTCTCTGTAAGTTCCCCGCAT CCAAACATTGCCATCGAGCGCTGAGCCTCCTCGCGGAGAACATCCGCCACTCTTTTACCTCTTCACAGCAACCTCGAACCTCGCCCTCGGACCCGAGCATCAACCCCTCATGCGAGGAACCCGCAATCGCAAACCCAACCAAGAGACGGAAACTCTCCTCCTGTGATTCCTTGGTTCCTCTCCCGAGCGCCAGTGCCAGTGCCAGTGCGGAGGCAATGGCCGGCCAAGGTCAAGGCCCGCTGAATGCACACGAGTCGGGAAACGGGCCAGTGGAGCTCAACATGACCACTGAAACTACGGAGATGGAGTACCTTAATCTCCCTGATTTTGACATGAACACGGTGGACTTGCTTCAAGCAGCGAACTTTGACTATCTACTTGATATGTTCGGGCAGCAGTATCCAAGTTTTTGA
- the pab1 gene encoding polyadenylate-binding protein, with product MSAEVSTTPAADNTVNGTPEATNAAATSAPEVTAVESASPSTTPSASQPHSASLYVGELDPSVTEAMLYELFSSIGQVASIRVCRDAVTRRSLGYAYVNYNNTADGERALEDLNYTLIKGKPCRIMWSQRDPALRKTGQGNVFIKNLDAAIDNKALHDTFAAFGNILSCKVAQDEFGNSKGYGFVHYETAEAANNAIKHVNGMLLNDKKVFVGHHISKKDRQSKFEEMKANFTNVYIKNIDQEVTDEEFRKMFEKFGEITSATLSRDQEGKSRGFGFVNFSTHDSAQAAVDEMNDKEIKGQKLYVGRAQKKHEREEELRKQYEAARLEKASKYQGVNLYVKNLTDDVDDEKLRELFSPFGTITSAKVMRDTVTTGETSESEKEKEKESNKENEKEGEEKTEEKPKESEEEPKKTEKKILGKSKGFGFVCFSSPDEASKAVTEMNQRMVNGKPLYVALAQRKDVRRSQLEASIQARNTIRQQQAAAAAGMPQPYMQPAVFYGPGQQGFIPAGQRGGMPFAPQPGMVMGIPGGRPGQYPGPFPGQQGGRGMGPNQQIPPNFQGIPMGAMQGPGGIPNGMGYPQMAQVQFGRGAGGRGQVPGMPMGQGIRGPGYGQGRGGAPVQGGPRPQGGRGQPAAAPPAAGREEVPATGGLTAQTLSAVPPPQQKQMLGEALYPKIQAQQPELAGKITGMLLEMDNNELLGLLEDEEALRAKVDEALSVYDEYMKNKGEGEAPAESAKPKEDAAETATEENKS from the exons ATGTCTGCCGAAGTCTCTACCACCCCCGCCGCTGACAACACTGTCAACGGCACCCCCGAGGCCACCAACGCCGCTGCCACCAGCGCTCCTGAGGTGACCGCCGTTGAGAGCGCCTCTCCCTCCACTACTCCCAGCGCCAGCCAGCCCCACTCTGCTTCCCTCTATGTCGGTGAACTCGACCCCTCCGTCACCGAGGCTATGCTCTACgagctcttctcctccatTGGCCAGGTTGCCTCCATCCGTGTCTGCCGTGACGCCGTTACCAGACGCTCTCTCGGATATGCCTACGTTAACTACAATAACACTGCCGATGGCGAGCGCGCCCTCGAGGATCTGAACTACACCCTGATCAAGGGCAAGCCCTGCCGTATCATGTGGTCCCAGCGTGACCCCGCTCTGCGCAAGACTGGCCAGGGCAACGTCTTCATCAAGAACCTGGACGCTGCGATCGACAACAAGGCTCTCCACGACACTTTTGCCGCCTTCGGAAACATTCTGAGCTGCAAGGTCGCTCAGGATGAGTTTGGTAACTCCAAGGGATATGGTTTCGTTCACTACGAGACTGCCGAGGCCGCCAACAATGCGATCAAGCATGTCAACGGCATGCTGCTGAACGACAAGAAGGTCTTCGTCGGCCACCacatctccaagaaggacCGTCAGAGCAAGtttgaggagatgaaggcCAACTTCACCAACGTCTACATCAAGAACATTGACCAGGAAGTCACCGATGAGGAGTTCCGCAAGATGTTCGAGAAGTTCGGTGAGATCACCTCCGCCACTCTGAGCCGCGACCAGGAGGGTAAGAGCCGTGGTTTCGGCTTCGTCAACTTCTCCACCCACGATAGCGCGCAGGCCGCCGTCGACGAGATGAACgacaaggagatcaagggCCAAAAGCTCTACGTTGGCCGTGCCCAGAAGAAGCACGAACGTGAGGAGGAGCTCCGCAAGCAGTACGAGGCCGCTCGCTTGGAGAAGGCCTCCAAGTACCAGGGTGTCAATCTCTACGTGAAGAACCTCACTGATGACGTTGATGACGAAAAGCTGCGCGAGCTCTTCAGCCCCTTCGGCACCATCACCTCCGCGAAGGTCATGCGTGACACCGTCACTACCGGCGAGACCTCCGAGtccgagaaggagaaagagaaggagtcgaacaaggagaacgagaaggagggtgaggagaaGACCGAGGAGAAGCCCAAGGAGTCCGAGGAGGAGCccaagaagacagagaagaagattcttGGAAAGAGCAAGGGCTTCGGTTTCGTCTGCTTCAGCAGCCCCGATGAGGCCTCCAAGGCCGTCACCGAAATGAACCAGAGAATGGTCAACGGCAAGCCTCTGTATGTGGCTCTTGCCCAGCGCAAGGATGTCCGCAGAAGCCAGCTCGAGGCCAGCATTCAGGCTCGCAACACCATCCGTCAGCAGCAggccgccgctgccgctggAATGCCCCAGCCG TACATGCAGCCCGCTGTCTTCTACGGTCCCGGTCAGCAGGGCTTCATCCCTGCTGGTCAGCGCGGCGGCATGCCTTTTGCTCCCCAGCCCGGTATGGTGATGGGCATCCCTGGCGGACGCCCCGGCCAGTACCCCGGTCCCTTCCCTGGTCAGCAGGGTGGACGTGGCATGGGCCCTAACCAGCAGATTCCTCCCAACTTCCAAGGTATTCCCATGGGCGCCATGCAGGGCCCCGGTGGCATTCCTAACGGTATGGGTTACCCTCAGATGGCTCAGGTACAGTTCGGACGCGGTGCTGGTGGCCGTGGTCAGGTGCCTGGAATGCCCATGGGTCAGGGTATTCGTGGTCCCGGTTACGGGCAGGGCCGTGGTGGCGCCCCCGTCCAGGGAGGCCCTCGTCCCCAGGGTGGTCGCGGTCAGCCAGccgctgctcctcctgccGCCGGTCGCGAGGAGGTTCCCGCCACTGGTGGTCTCACTGCCCAGACTCTCAGCGCTGTCCCCCCTCCTCAACAGAAGCAGATGCTGGGTGAGGCTCTGTACCCCAAGATTCAAGCTCAGCAGCCCGAGCTGGCTGGCAAGATCACTGGTATGCTTCTGGAGATGGACAACAATGAATTGCTTGGCCT tcttgaggatgaagaagccCTTCGCGCCAAGGTCGACGAGGCCCTTAGCGTTTACGACGAGTACATGAAGAACAAGGGTGAGGGCGAGGCTCCTGCTGAGTCTGCCaagcccaaggaggatgCCGCTGAGACTGCTACGGAAGAGAACAAGTCGTAG